Proteins from a single region of Flavobacterium sp. YJ01:
- a CDS encoding glycosyltransferase codes for MRIVQIIDSLETGGAERMAVNYANSLSNEIAFSGLIATRKEGLLRNYINENVSYLFLEKKSSFDLKAVFRLKNYLKSNKVDIIQAHSSSFFIAVLIKFIMPKIKIIWHDHYGISQNLELRKNLILKWSSYFFSGIISVNLSLKKWAENYLKCSEIIYLPNFIQKSNTVVKPVELKGFDGKRIICVANLRPQKNHELLIEGAFQIQKKFPDWTFHLVGKDFNDAYSKELRSKVNQLKLNDTIFFYGALDNTQKLLEKSEIGVLTSLSEGLPLALLEYGLSGLAVVATSVGEIPKIIYSENEGFIIEPNNVNQLVNSIEKLIEEEDLRKEKGSRLKSFVEQNFSEKSILNEYLQWLKSLTTFAK; via the coding sequence ATGAGAATTGTTCAAATTATAGATTCTTTAGAGACTGGAGGTGCAGAAAGAATGGCGGTTAATTACGCAAATTCGTTATCGAATGAGATTGCATTTTCGGGTTTAATTGCTACTCGAAAAGAGGGTTTGCTTCGAAATTATATCAATGAAAATGTTTCTTATTTATTTCTAGAAAAAAAATCAAGTTTCGATTTAAAAGCTGTTTTTCGATTAAAAAACTATTTAAAAAGTAATAAAGTTGACATAATTCAGGCGCATAGTTCTTCGTTTTTTATTGCTGTTTTGATTAAGTTTATAATGCCTAAAATTAAAATTATATGGCATGATCATTACGGAATTTCGCAAAATTTAGAATTAAGAAAAAATCTAATTCTCAAATGGAGTTCCTATTTTTTTTCAGGAATTATTTCTGTGAATTTATCACTTAAAAAATGGGCTGAAAATTATTTGAAATGCTCAGAAATAATTTATCTTCCTAATTTTATCCAGAAGTCAAATACAGTTGTAAAACCAGTAGAATTGAAAGGATTCGATGGGAAAAGAATTATTTGTGTTGCTAATTTACGTCCTCAAAAAAATCACGAATTATTAATTGAAGGCGCTTTTCAAATCCAGAAAAAATTTCCAGACTGGACTTTTCATTTAGTCGGAAAAGATTTTAATGACGCTTACAGCAAAGAATTAAGAAGTAAAGTAAATCAGCTGAAACTCAATGATACCATTTTCTTTTATGGAGCTTTAGATAATACTCAAAAGTTGCTTGAAAAATCTGAAATAGGAGTTTTAACATCACTTTCTGAGGGACTTCCGTTGGCTCTTCTCGAATATGGTTTGTCAGGATTGGCAGTCGTTGCAACAAGTGTAGGCGAGATTCCAAAAATAATTTATTCAGAAAATGAAGGTTTTATAATTGAACCAAATAATGTAAATCAATTAGTAAATTCAATCGAAAAACTAATCGAAGAGGAAGATTTGCGAAAAGAAAAAGGAAGCCGCCTAAAATCTTTTGTAGAACAAAATTTCAGCGAAAAATCAATTTTGAATGAGTATTTACAGTGGTTAAAATCTTTGACTACTTTTGCAAAGTAA
- a CDS encoding O-antigen ligase family protein produces MKNTKFSYLALIIIHALIAMAVFVVPFLSKIYSALILIIGFGIVYQTRNRNNEVLLVAAYLVGAEVFLRMTGGNFNNEYVKFAVTFFMLMGMFYSNFFSNGLIYCFFLVLLVPGILITTAVSDPSIDIKKALFFNLSGPVCLAVTSLYTIKRNILFSDFQNIIIAIGMPIITTTVYLFLYNPSVKDVITGTQSNFETSGGFGPNQVSTILGLGMFVFFSQLMLFSKSKKLIILNASLLIFISYRALVTFSRGGVITGVAMICCLLFFLYHSSNGKGRSKFVVIFAMTALIGVGVWTYSYFQTSGLIEKRYANKDAIGREKKDRLGGREVIMDAEIKLFLNDPVLGVGVGLSKYKRLELMKEEAASHNEITRMLCEHGIFGIFGLLILFVTPFILYLNNRQHLYFLSCFIFWLLTINHAAMRTAAPAFVYALCLLSVKIKIPEKKQNADS; encoded by the coding sequence ATGAAAAATACAAAATTCAGCTACTTAGCCTTAATCATTATTCATGCTTTAATAGCGATGGCTGTTTTTGTTGTTCCTTTTTTATCAAAAATTTATAGTGCATTAATTCTTATTATTGGTTTTGGCATCGTCTATCAGACAAGAAACAGAAATAACGAAGTTTTATTGGTGGCTGCATATTTAGTTGGAGCTGAGGTTTTTTTAAGAATGACAGGAGGTAATTTTAACAATGAATATGTGAAATTCGCAGTGACTTTCTTTATGTTAATGGGAATGTTCTACAGTAATTTCTTTAGTAACGGATTAATTTATTGTTTTTTCCTAGTTTTATTAGTTCCAGGTATCTTAATAACTACTGCTGTTTCAGATCCTTCTATAGACATAAAAAAAGCTTTGTTTTTCAATTTATCTGGACCTGTGTGTTTAGCCGTAACTTCCCTATATACAATTAAAAGAAACATTTTATTTTCTGATTTTCAAAATATCATAATCGCAATAGGTATGCCTATCATAACAACTACGGTATATTTGTTCTTATACAATCCTAGTGTAAAAGATGTGATAACGGGTACACAGTCAAATTTTGAGACTTCAGGAGGTTTTGGACCAAATCAAGTTTCAACTATTTTAGGTCTTGGAATGTTCGTTTTTTTTAGTCAGTTGATGTTATTTTCAAAATCAAAGAAACTAATTATTTTAAATGCATCTCTATTAATTTTTATAAGCTACAGAGCATTGGTGACTTTTTCAAGAGGTGGAGTTATTACAGGTGTAGCAATGATTTGCTGTCTGCTGTTTTTTTTGTATCACAGTTCAAACGGTAAAGGAAGAAGCAAGTTTGTTGTTATATTCGCAATGACCGCTTTAATAGGAGTTGGAGTTTGGACCTATTCTTATTTTCAAACTTCGGGATTAATTGAGAAAAGATATGCTAATAAAGACGCAATAGGAAGAGAAAAAAAAGATCGTTTAGGAGGAAGAGAGGTAATTATGGATGCCGAAATAAAACTATTTCTTAATGATCCAGTTTTGGGTGTTGGAGTTGGATTAAGCAAATACAAACGGTTAGAGTTAATGAAAGAAGAAGCAGCCTCGCATAATGAAATTACCAGAATGCTTTGCGAACATGGAATATTTGGGATTTTTGGCCTGTTAATATTGTTTGTCACTCCTTTTATACTTTATCTCAATAATAGGCAGCACTTATATTTTCTATCCTGTTTTATCTTTTGGTTATTAACCATAAATCACGCGGCAATGAGAACTGCTGCTCCAGCTTTCGTGTATGCGCTATGTTTGCTTTCTGTTAAAATTAAGATTCCTGAAAAAAAGCAAAATGCTGATAGCTAA
- a CDS encoding sugar transferase, with translation MPTVSKMHFEISERKVLLYLFDAIFVFAALYFLSILFDYHYYVLDDGRYLKSFLLVAYIYIFGNIFEIYNLQTASNQFQILRNVVLTSITSVTVYLLTPVLSPELPKQRLIIIIFYFAILSSLLIWRFFYVYFLASYRFVQNVVLICDQSEVEELVLGLENVDPHYKIIGFVNSDSLADQNLDFHYVKEIKKEDLELFVITHNVSEIVIASQKTDGITTDLYQQLLHLLENGNIIREYTQVYESKTQRIPVQYIGRDFYRFFPFSRSNNNRLYLLLIRIMELFFSLFGLMICLVFIPIILIANYFANKGSLFYTQERIGKNGVVFKIYKFRTMTANSESDGAVFAMHNDKRVTPFGKFMRKSRIDELPQFINVLKGDMAVIGPRPERPFFVEEIASVMPLYETRHVIKPGLTGWAQVNYSYGESIEESLIKLQYDLYYIKHRSVFLDLSITLKTITTVLFYRGQ, from the coding sequence ATGCCTACAGTAAGCAAAATGCATTTCGAAATTTCAGAAAGAAAAGTTCTTCTTTATCTTTTTGATGCGATATTTGTTTTTGCAGCTCTTTATTTTCTAAGCATTCTATTTGACTATCATTATTATGTTTTAGATGACGGAAGATATTTAAAATCTTTTTTGTTGGTTGCTTATATTTATATTTTTGGAAACATCTTCGAAATTTATAATTTGCAAACAGCAAGTAATCAATTTCAGATTTTACGAAACGTTGTTTTAACTTCAATAACTTCAGTAACAGTATATTTGCTTACTCCGGTTTTATCGCCAGAACTTCCTAAACAACGATTAATTATCATAATTTTTTATTTCGCTATCTTAAGTTCATTGTTAATATGGCGATTTTTTTATGTGTATTTTCTAGCCTCTTATCGTTTTGTTCAAAATGTAGTTTTAATTTGCGATCAGAGCGAGGTTGAAGAATTAGTTTTAGGACTCGAAAATGTTGATCCGCATTATAAAATTATAGGTTTTGTAAACTCAGATTCTTTAGCAGATCAAAATTTAGATTTTCATTATGTAAAAGAAATAAAAAAAGAAGATTTAGAACTTTTTGTTATTACACATAATGTTTCGGAGATTGTTATTGCATCACAAAAAACAGACGGAATTACCACAGACCTGTATCAGCAATTGCTTCATTTGTTAGAAAACGGAAATATAATTCGAGAATATACACAAGTTTACGAAAGCAAAACGCAACGAATTCCAGTACAATATATCGGACGAGATTTTTATCGTTTTTTCCCATTTAGCAGAAGCAACAACAACAGGTTATATTTGTTATTGATTCGCATAATGGAGCTTTTCTTTTCTCTTTTCGGATTGATGATTTGCTTAGTTTTTATTCCAATAATTTTAATCGCCAACTACTTCGCAAATAAAGGAAGCCTCTTTTATACACAAGAGCGAATTGGCAAAAACGGCGTAGTTTTTAAAATTTATAAATTTAGAACCATGACAGCTAATTCAGAATCTGATGGAGCTGTTTTTGCAATGCATAATGATAAAAGAGTTACTCCTTTTGGTAAATTTATGCGAAAGTCAAGAATCGATGAACTACCTCAATTTATTAATGTTTTAAAGGGCGATATGGCAGTAATTGGGCCAAGACCTGAAAGACCTTTTTTTGTTGAAGAAATAGCAAGTGTAATGCCTCTTTATGAAACACGCCACGTAATCAAACCAGGACTTACAGGCTGGGCACAGGTAAATTATTCTTACGGAGAATCAATAGAAGAAAGCTTAATAAAACTTCAATACGATCTATATTACATCAAACATAGAAGTGTGTTTCTAGATTTGAGCATTACTTTAAAAACGATTACTACAGTTTTGTTTTATCGCGGTCAATAA
- a CDS encoding DUF4105 domain-containing protein, protein MKTVIFKKTLFILFFLLSFIGFSQSLPLSKDAKISVLTCGLGNETYSYFGHTGLRVSDPGNNFDVVYNYGTFDFRTPNFVLKFAKGDLQYFATVHSYTDFYNEYTYEKRSIFEQELLIPQDLKQKLFDELNAVLASEERYYTYKFIDKNCTSMVVDVINKSLGKNVITKKEDTDKTYRSILFPYFNGHFYDQLGTSIIFGTKVDQMGTRIFLPFELKNSLEKTAFQNKLLAGKSKTLLEFTKETPTSWWNNIYTYLFILLFVIFARSKGVDKIYFLILSLIGIFFVIMGFYSFHQELAMNYNVLLFSPLLLVLLLFSAFKNKLWTYRFSLINFVLLVVYFLFLINKAHFFITLPLIITSGVALVRTAIRNKKPIPIII, encoded by the coding sequence ATGAAAACTGTCATTTTCAAAAAAACACTTTTTATTTTATTCTTCTTGCTAAGTTTCATTGGTTTTAGCCAAAGTTTACCTTTATCTAAAGATGCTAAAATAAGTGTTCTTACGTGTGGACTTGGCAACGAAACCTATTCTTACTTTGGACATACTGGCCTTAGAGTTTCTGATCCAGGCAACAATTTTGATGTTGTGTACAATTACGGAACTTTCGATTTCAGAACACCCAATTTCGTTTTAAAATTTGCAAAAGGAGATTTACAATATTTCGCTACAGTTCACTCATACACAGATTTTTACAATGAATACACATATGAGAAAAGAAGCATTTTTGAACAAGAATTATTGATTCCGCAAGATTTAAAACAAAAACTTTTTGATGAATTAAATGCTGTTTTAGCTTCTGAAGAACGTTATTACACTTATAAATTTATTGATAAAAACTGTACTTCAATGGTTGTTGATGTTATCAATAAATCTTTGGGAAAGAATGTAATTACTAAAAAAGAAGATACCGATAAAACGTATCGTTCTATTTTATTTCCTTATTTTAATGGTCATTTTTACGATCAATTAGGAACAAGTATTATTTTTGGAACAAAAGTAGATCAAATGGGAACTAGAATTTTTCTTCCATTTGAATTGAAAAACAGCTTAGAAAAAACAGCTTTTCAAAATAAGCTATTGGCTGGAAAAAGCAAAACCTTACTAGAATTTACTAAAGAAACTCCAACATCTTGGTGGAATAACATTTATACTTACCTATTTATTTTGCTCTTTGTTATCTTCGCAAGAAGCAAAGGTGTTGACAAAATCTACTTTTTGATTTTATCTTTGATTGGAATATTCTTTGTTATTATGGGATTTTATTCTTTTCACCAAGAACTGGCTATGAATTATAATGTTTTACTTTTCAGTCCACTTTTATTGGTTTTACTTCTTTTCTCTGCTTTCAAAAACAAATTATGGACATATCGATTTTCGTTAATCAATTTTGTTCTTTTAGTGGTTTACTTTTTGTTTTTAATTAACAAAGCACACTTCTTTATTACGTTGCCCTTAATTATTACAAGCGGTGTGGCATTAGTTAGAACAGCCATTAGAAATAAAAAACCAATTCCTATTATAATTTAA
- a CDS encoding PorV/PorQ family protein has translation MNIGVDAAALGMSSAVTASTNDVNAVYWNPAGLTNLEDHQIALMHASYFANIAQYDYIGYASPIDDRSAWGISMIRFGVDDIMDTTQLIDSQGNIDYNRIRLFSTADYGFTFSYARKLPVDGFQYGVNAKVIRRVIGKFANSWGFGFDIGLQFERNDWKFGLMLRDITTTYNVWNIDEEEYAKIANAIPGENNTLPESTEITLPKAQLGVSKRFDFHNDYSLVTSANLNMRFEQTNDIISSKVASIDPALGFEFGYTDLVFVRAGVGNFQNVTQLDNTEKLNFQPNIGLGFRYKGIQIDYALTDLGNQSTALYSNIFSLKVDLGIFR, from the coding sequence ATGAATATTGGTGTTGATGCCGCGGCACTTGGAATGTCGAGCGCAGTTACGGCTTCTACAAATGATGTAAATGCAGTTTACTGGAATCCTGCGGGTTTAACCAATCTAGAAGATCATCAAATTGCTTTAATGCATGCCAGTTATTTTGCTAATATTGCACAATACGACTACATTGGTTATGCTAGTCCGATTGATGACCGAAGCGCTTGGGGAATTTCGATGATTCGCTTTGGGGTAGACGACATTATGGATACCACTCAATTAATCGACAGTCAAGGAAATATAGACTACAATAGAATTCGTCTCTTTTCAACAGCAGATTACGGTTTTACTTTTTCGTATGCCAGAAAACTTCCTGTTGATGGTTTTCAATATGGCGTTAATGCGAAAGTTATTAGAAGAGTAATTGGAAAATTTGCAAATTCTTGGGGATTTGGATTTGATATCGGACTTCAGTTTGAGAGAAACGATTGGAAATTTGGATTAATGCTTCGTGATATTACAACCACTTATAATGTGTGGAATATTGATGAAGAGGAATATGCTAAAATCGCCAATGCAATTCCGGGAGAAAATAATACTTTACCAGAAAGTACAGAAATTACGTTGCCAAAAGCACAATTAGGAGTTTCTAAACGATTTGATTTTCATAATGATTACAGTCTTGTTACCTCTGCAAACTTAAATATGAGATTTGAACAAACCAACGATATCATTTCATCAAAAGTAGCAAGTATAGATCCAGCTCTAGGGTTTGAATTTGGTTATACTGATTTAGTTTTTGTGAGAGCTGGCGTAGGAAATTTTCAGAATGTAACGCAATTAGATAATACAGAAAAATTAAATTTCCAACCCAATATCGGATTAGGTTTTAGATATAAAGGCATACAAATTGATTACGCTTTGACCGATTTAGGAAACCAAAGCACCGCCTTATATTCTAATATTTTTTCACTAAAAGTAGATTTAGGAATCTTTAGATAA
- a CDS encoding CDP-alcohol phosphatidyltransferase family protein, whose translation MNIKKHIPNLITLINLFCGCVAIVFVSKGDFLMAFYMVCLGIFFDFFDGFFARLFKVSSPLGLQLDSLADMVTSGVVPGYVMYSMFARGGDQLGNQAIVPFLGFIITLGACYRLANFNIDTRQTDSFIGLPTPANAIFIISLQIVLDMYADSSLLILELLTNQWVLLIITLGSAYIMNAEIPLFSLKVKKFSFKENALQIVFLIISVLMVVLLHYIAIPLIIVFYVLLSIINNLFLKK comes from the coding sequence ATGAATATTAAAAAGCACATCCCAAATCTAATCACATTAATTAATCTTTTCTGTGGTTGTGTAGCAATTGTTTTTGTCTCTAAAGGAGATTTTTTAATGGCTTTTTACATGGTTTGTTTAGGAATCTTTTTTGATTTCTTTGATGGATTTTTTGCAAGATTATTTAAAGTTTCTAGTCCGCTTGGATTACAATTAGACTCATTGGCAGATATGGTAACGAGCGGAGTTGTTCCAGGTTATGTTATGTACAGTATGTTTGCAAGAGGCGGCGATCAATTAGGAAATCAAGCAATTGTCCCTTTTTTAGGATTTATTATAACTTTAGGCGCTTGCTACAGATTAGCCAACTTTAATATTGATACTCGTCAGACCGATTCGTTTATAGGTTTGCCAACTCCTGCAAATGCTATTTTTATAATTAGCTTGCAAATAGTTCTAGATATGTATGCAGATTCTTCACTTTTAATTCTTGAATTATTGACGAATCAATGGGTTTTATTGATTATTACTTTGGGTAGTGCTTATATTATGAATGCTGAAATTCCGTTGTTTTCTTTAAAAGTTAAAAAGTTCAGCTTTAAAGAAAATGCACTTCAAATCGTGTTTTTAATTATTTCAGTATTAATGGTCGTATTGCTGCATTACATTGCAATTCCGTTGATTATTGTTTTTTATGTATTGCTTTCAATTATCAATAATCTCTTTTTGAAAAAGTAA
- a CDS encoding glycoside hydrolase family 25 protein — MARKTTYRKTYSRKPAGRSLLSRVFRGLLLLFFSCLFIGIIYHYRKGLAYYLGFKSEKVLDEDEVDKHLSDVRNIRVLENHKGKVVGIDVSEFQGKVDWEEVEILDEKYPVQFVFIRATAGNDRVDRQFKRNWEGAKENKIMRGAYHYYRPNENSIEQADLFIKTVKLQKGDLPPVLDIEKLPKNQPLDSLKKGLKRWLNKVEKHYQVRPIIYSGERYYSDFLKEEFGDYLFWIANYNFYREKIEDDWLFWQFTEKASLPGIKHRVDVNIYNGDIEQLQFIAVE; from the coding sequence ATGGCAAGAAAAACAACTTACCGTAAAACGTATTCTAGAAAACCAGCTGGAAGATCACTTTTAAGCAGGGTTTTTCGAGGACTTTTGTTGCTATTCTTTTCGTGTTTATTTATCGGAATAATTTACCATTATCGTAAAGGACTTGCTTATTATTTAGGTTTTAAATCGGAAAAAGTTCTGGATGAAGATGAGGTAGATAAACATCTTTCGGATGTGCGAAATATTCGTGTTTTAGAAAATCATAAAGGAAAAGTGGTCGGAATTGACGTTTCTGAATTTCAAGGAAAAGTCGATTGGGAAGAAGTTGAAATTCTAGACGAAAAATATCCTGTACAATTTGTGTTTATTCGCGCAACAGCGGGAAATGATCGTGTTGATAGGCAATTTAAAAGAAATTGGGAAGGAGCAAAAGAAAATAAAATAATGCGTGGGGCTTATCATTATTATCGTCCCAACGAAAATTCTATAGAACAAGCAGATCTTTTTATTAAAACTGTAAAATTGCAAAAAGGAGATCTTCCGCCAGTTTTAGATATCGAAAAATTACCCAAAAATCAGCCTTTAGACAGTTTAAAAAAAGGTTTGAAACGTTGGTTGAATAAAGTTGAAAAACATTATCAGGTACGCCCAATAATTTATTCGGGAGAAAGATATTATTCTGATTTCTTAAAAGAAGAATTCGGAGATTATTTATTCTGGATTGCCAATTATAATTTTTACAGAGAAAAAATAGAAGATGACTGGCTGTTCTGGCAGTTTACAGAAAAAGCTTCTTTGCCGGGAATCAAACATCGTGTTGATGTTAACATTTATAACGGAGATATAGAACAGCTGCAGTTTATTGCCGTAGAATAG